In Plasmodium chabaudi chabaudi strain AS genome assembly, chromosome: 9, the sequence aaataataatagcatattttttgactATATaatctaaattttttttattgataaagtttaaaaaagtaGAAAACAAACTAATCAAgataagaaatatatgtcacacatattttaaaaggaaaaagaACAATTTAATGGACTGCTAAAGTAaaagctatttttttttttagttatacttttattaaaataattaaataataattattatgttctttgtacttaaaaatataaggtaaaaaaaaatgctatactatttatattaattataagaaaaataagtttaaaaaataaatgcatatgcttatattttgggactatagaaaatttaagggtgtacaaaaatatgcccataaataatttatgcataataaCAATCATGCACACATAAGTTGAACtaacaaaattttaataaatcaaatatcTTAACACCATTTTTATGCTACAtctttttatacatatagaCAACCCTACGCATGCACATATACATTATTGTTgttatttccttttatcTGCTTTTTGGTAGATCGGACCAATGATGAAACATGGAAAAAGCGAAAATGTTTTCAAATACattgaaaaaacaaatgaaacGAACCTGTACCGAATAAATAAAGGACTTGTTCCTGGTATGAATGTAGAAGGGAACATGTATGTAAATGAGagattaaaattattaatagatgaagaaataaacATGTATCAACTAAATCAACGCTCTACATTTCTTCCTGCTGTAATACAAATAGCTAATGTCTCGACTCTTCCCGGAATTGTTAAAGCTTCTATTGCACTACCTGATGTACATGCGGGTTATGGATTTTCAATAGGCAATGTTGCAGCATTTGATATGAACAATGAAAAGGCTGTTATATCCCCAGGTGGAGTAGGGTTTGATATAAATTGTGGAGTAAGATTAATTCGAAccaatttattttacaatgATATTAAAGATAAACAAGAAGAGTTAGCTCAACTACTTTTTAATCATATACCAGTAGGAGTTGGATCTCAaggatttattttatgtaatcaaaataatttagatGATGCATTAAATTTAGGTATGGATTGGTCAGTTAAAGAAGGATATTCATGGATTGAAGATAAACTAAATTGTGAAGATAACGGTAGAAGCTTATATGCTAATAGTGATTATGTTTCCGTTCGAGCGAAAAAAAGAGGAATCACACAAATGGGCACATTAGGTGCTGGAAATCATTATGCAGAAATACAAATTGTTGATGAAATTTATGATAAAAGGAGTGCTAAATTAATGGggattgaaaaaaaaaatcaagtATGTATTATGATCCATTCAGGTAGTAGAGGATTGGGACATCAAATTGCTACTGATGCCTTAAtagaaatggaaaaaattatgagcaaatataaaataaatgtaataGATAAACAATTAGCTTGTACACCTATTCATTCACCTGAAGGACAAAACTATTTAAAAGCAATGGGCGCTGCTTGTAATTTTGCATGGATTAATAGATCTTCTATGACATTTTTAGCTAGACAAGCTTTTTCAAAAGTA encodes:
- a CDS encoding tRNA-splicing ligase RtcB, putative gives rise to the protein MMKHGKSENVFKYIEKTNETNLYRINKGLVPGMNVEGNMYVNERLKLLIDEEINMYQLNQRSTFLPAVIQIANVSTLPGIVKASIALPDVHAGYGFSIGNVAAFDMNNEKAVISPGGVGFDINCGVRLIRTNLFYNDIKDKQEELAQLLFNHIPVGVGSQGFILCNQNNLDDALNLGMDWSVKEGYSWIEDKLNCEDNGRSLYANSDYVSVRAKKRGITQMGTLGAGNHYAEIQIVDEIYDKRSAKLMGIEKKNQVCIMIHSGSRGLGHQIATDALIEMEKIMSKYKINVIDKQLACTPIHSPEGQNYLKAMGAACNFAWINRSSMTFLARQAFSKVFNQSPDDLDMHVIYDVSHNIAKIEEHFINGKVQNLLVHRKGSTRAFPPFHPLVPLDYQYCGQPILIGGTMGTYSYVLTGTEKAMESTFGSTCHGAGRALSRNKSRNALSYSDVLTKLKEKNISIRVASPKLIMEEAPESYKNVSEVVQTCHDSGISNKCFRLRPVAVIKG